Within the Thermosynechococcus sichuanensis E542 genome, the region GGTTTGTAATCAGCAATGAGGGTGTAGCCGCCTCCTTGGGGCAATGTGGTTGTGACTTGAAACTGACCGTCACCCAGATAGCGGGGATGCAGGTGCTGAAACACTTGAAAATCATCACTGACAATGATCAGGTGCATTAGCTCCTCTTGAAAACGCTCAAACTGCGTCACTGCCTCGCCACTGTGGCTGCGAATCGCCAGCGTAAAGGTGGTTGCTTGTTGAGGAGGCGGTGTGGGCGCATTCACCAGTTCCGCATGGGTGTTTGGCGCACCTCCACTGTGATGCTGAGTCGCGGTGGAACTGTGATGGTCATGGTGGGGATGATGGGGAGTGGCAACTTGTTTTTGCTGCATTGTAGCGACGATAGCGATCGCTCCCCCAAACAGGAGTGCAAGTCCTACCACGACTGGTTGCATAAAAGGCAGTTTGGCCATGCTTGGGTTGCTCCATTAGTGGGTTATAAGGACACCAGTATTAGCTTGAACTGTCCTCGCATCCTTTCTCTAAAATATGCTGGATTGAGTTTTTATTCGCTGGCAAAACTGAGCAGCAGTTTCAATCAGGACAGGAACAAACTCGTGGGCAGCTTGCAAACTAGTGGCTAAAACGGCTGCATCTCGAAGGTAATCGTGAGCCATTGGATTGCGCAGTTGCCGCATTGTAAGCCAAACCTCTGCATCGGGCACAAGGCCAAGCCGTTCAGCATGGTCAAGGTTTTCCAAAAAAGTTGCCACTGGTTTGCCAAAGGCACTCAGATAGGCGGGCAAGAGCTTGCTCCTTAGGGTATCCTGAAGGCAGCCAAAGCGTGTCAGAAACGCATCCACACGCTCTGCAAGATCAATGTCTGCCTCCAATTGTGCTGCCCGTCCTGCCGTAAAGGGTTCCTGAAAGAGGCGCTGATCCGTCACCTGTAGGTGTGCCACTTCTCGCTCCACCAATTCACAAAGCGAATGTAGCCGTTTCTGAAGTTGCAGACTTATAGCTATTCCAATAAAGGATGAGAGATTATGCAGCATAGTAGTTGCGGATCGCGCGAACGGTGTTCCCCTTGCACTAGCCTAGAAAAGGCAGAGATTCAGAAGAGACAAAGATGCAAGACGGGCGTGTAATTGCCGATTCAATTTCACCAGCAGGGGTGCGCTTGGTAACGCTGCAACTGACATATCCGCGTTTTATCCACAGTGAATTCCTCACCCATCGCGTGTTTTCCCGTAATTCCGCCAGTTCGCGGGCAGTGCCAGTCACAAAGATGATGGCGCAGGTGGAGGAGGATCCGGTCATTCCTTACCATTGGGGGCAAAATCAGCGCGGCATGCAGGCGCGCCAAGAAAGTGAACATAAAGAGGCGGCAAAGGAAATTTGGTTGAAAACTCGCCTAGCGGTTCTTGAGGGGGCACGCCAACTCCATGAACTAGGCATTCACAAGCAGGTGGTGAACCGTATGCTGGAGCCGTGGATGTGGATGCAAACGGTGGTGAGTAGCACGGAGTGGGAAAACTTTTTGCGCCTGCGCAACCACCCCGATGCTCAGCCCGAAATGCAAGCCTTGGCGAAGCTGATTCAGCATCTGCTGGAAACTCACGAACCGACACCCGTGGCTGTGGGGGATTGGCACCTTCCCTATATTGACGCCCATGAACGGGAACAATACAGTTTGGAGGAATGTAAGTATATGGCTGTGGCACGTTGTGCCCGAGTGTCCTACTATCTGCGGGATGGTCAACGCAGTGACCCCGCCTCTGATCTGGCACTGTATCAACGCTTGGCGGGGGCAGAACCAAAGCACCTGTCTCCCTTAGAACATGTGGCTGAATGTATGGGCGATCGCCAGCCCTATGCGAATTTTGTCGGTTGGCGACAACTGCGTTACTTTGAGGAGAGAAAATCAGCAAATCCTCGCCAATGATCCGCGATACACTGAGTAGCAGAAGCCACCCTTGACTCCGTTCACTACAGCGAGGAGCACAACCATGGATGCTGTCATTAACGTGAAGCCAATTCTACTAGCCCTTACGCCGCTGTTTATTTTGCTGTGTTTGGTCTTTGGCACCCGCAATGGTTTCTACGACACCGATAATTACCACGGTAACGGCTCTGCTCACTAAAACTGACGAAGGAGGGTGACTGATCGCCATTCATGATCGAGTGCCTCAACTATGGGGTGGGTCACGCCGATGAGGGGGTGTGCATTGGCTTAGGAATTGGCACCTATCGGATTTTGCTGGACTGTGGGGTGCCGTCCCTTGATGTTTTGCCCCTGGATGAAATTGAACAGCATCCCTTTGACCTAGTGCTCTGTAGCCATGCCCACGCGGATCATGCCCAGAGTCTGTTGGCACTCCATCGCCGCTTTCCCCACATTCCCATCTATGCCAGTGAGGTGACAACGCAGCTTTTGCCCCTCAATTGGCCGGATGAAACGGTACCCCCTTTTTGCCGCGCCTTGCCTTGGCGATCGCCCGTTGAGTTTGGGGATGGCCTGACGGCCGAACTCTTTCCTGCGGGACATTTACCGGGAGCCGCTGTTTTTGCCCTTACCTACCAAGACCCCAACACAGAGCAACCGCCCCTGAGCGTCGTCTATACCGGGGATTTTTTCCTGTCCCATACTCGCTTTACGGAAGGACTGCCCCTTGCGGAGCTGCGGGGATTGCAGCCGGATGTGCTGATCATTGAGGCAAGCCTAGGTACGGCGCGTCATCCCCACCGCCGTCAACAGGAAAACCAACTGGCAGAACGCATCCGCACGGCGGTGGATCAAGGCTACAATGTGCTACTGCCGCTGCCGCCCCTCGGTACCGCTCAAGAAATTCTCATCCTGCTGCGCAGTCATCATCTTTTTACGGGACAGCCGATTCAAATTTGGGTCACGCCAGCGATCGCTCGCGGCTGTGATGCCTACCTCACGGTTTTGCCCCATTTACCCACGGCCATTCAAAATTTTGCCCAACACCAGTCTCTCTTTTGGGATCAGCGGGTCAAACCCCAAGTGCAGCCCTTGCGCAGTTTGGCGCAAATTCGAGGCGAAGCCCCCACCATTGTCCTTGTGGAGGAGGATCAAGACCTGCGTCCCTACGTGGCTCAGGGGAGACGGCCTTGGCTGGTGCTCTATCCGCGTCTGCGCTATGGTCAGCCCTTTCGGGGCATAGACCCTGACTTGGCCAGATTACCCAATGTGGAAGTGGATACGTTTTTACTCTCCCTCCATGCCGATGGCCCTGCGACGACGCAACTGATTCACAATATTCGCCCACAGCATGTGGTGCTGATCCACGGCGACCCCAACTACCTTGCCGATTTAGCCAGCCTGAATGAATTGAGCAACCGCTACCATCTGCACACCCCCACCAGTGGCTCGACGATTCAATTTCCCATTGGCCAACTGACGCTTTCGACGCCAAGTTCATTGGTGCAACTGGCCTATGAGGGGGAGGTGAGTGAGTGGAACGATGAAGCGATGATTCGCCTACCCGCGTCTATTACCACGGATCCGCGTTGGCGACGGTTGGCGGATACCGGTTTTGTCCTTGCCTCATGGCAGGGAGAGCAACTGCTGATTCGCGGTATGACCCCCAAGGAAGTGCTGGGTGGAGCATCGGTTCCGATCGCCCCCGATCAGGAGAGCTGTTTTAATTGCCAGTTTTATCGGGGTCAGCGCTGCTGGAATGAGGCTTCTGCGCTCTACAACTTCAAAGTGGCACCGGAGGGCTATTGTCCAGCTTTTGAGCGGGCAGAAACACAACCGGAACCGGAAAGCTAGGCCACTTGGAGCTGCCGCCGCAGGGTCACCGTCGGACTTTCCGCGCCTGTTTTGGGGTCAATAGCGATCGCCATGAGAGCAATGGAACGCACGCTGGCGGGCACGTCAATGTGAAGCACGGTTTGCCAGTAATCCCCATAGCGATAAAAATCAAACTCCACCAGCCAGCGGGGACCAGCAATTAACTCTCCGGTTTCGCCATTGGTGATCCACACTTTGACGGAGCAGCCCCGTTGTGTTGCGGGCAAATTCACCTTGAGGTGCAGCGGCGATACCAGTGGTTCAGGGGCTACAATCAACTGCGGTGGACTTAATAGATACGTCGCTTCAGGGCTGAGGGGCGTCGGCTCGACTGACGATCTGTCCACAGGGGGAGCTAACTCAGCTAACCGTTGCAATCGCGACCAAAATCGCTCTTGGCGATCGATGGGCAACTCCCGAGGCGGCGGTACAGTAACGGCAGAGAGGGGCTGGCAAAAGCTAGGCAAATCCACGACAACAGGAGCTTTTACGGGCTTCAGTTGGGGCGGTAGGGAAAAGCCACTCACCGGCACCGGTTCGAGGGCAATATCTCCTAAGACTGGCAACTGCGGGCCATGGGTTGTTTCCCTTGTTGGCGAGACTGGTTCAGGGGCAGGGGGTGGCGCAGCGACAACAGGAATCTCCGGTGCCGGTAACACCGTGACCATAAAGGCTTGGACTTGGCGGAGATCACTCTGCTCTAGGGGTTCCTTGGGCAGGAGGCGGGCTTCTCCCACCATGACTGGATAATCGGCTAAGGGCGTGAGCGTACAGTGAAACCCCCATTTCCCCTCGCGGGCGATCGCTGGCACTGCGTGCTCCTGTACCACATCGCGGCTGACGGGATTGCGCAAACGAATCACCACCGTACCCGGAACGGCAACTGCACCCTCTAAAACCAACGTTTCATCGGCAAAGATCGTATAGGCACTTTGGGGCAGCTCAATCAGCGTCCTGGGCAGCTCAGCAGGGGAGGGGTCTTGCGGCTTAGGGGGGTCGGCAGCTTTCACTGGCTGCTCTGGAACCGCAGGACAGGTTTCTGGTGCCGGCAAATCCCACTCTTCGCTTTGGGCAAGGACATCAAGGGCGATCGCAAACACCTCTGAGTCGAGCACCCCCTCTTGTGCCACACGGCATTGAAATTCCCAACGTCCCGGCTGCAAATAGGTAAAGGGCAAAATGCCCATCAGTCCCGTCGAACTGCTGCGGTGGGTGCGGCGCTGATAGCGCTGCTTAGGTACCCCCTGATCATCGTAAAGATGGGTAATTTGCACTTCCACCGAGGTTTCGGCAACGGGACAGCGCGCCATCAAGCGGTAACTGCCCTCCAACACTTCCGCCGAGGGTGGCTCTAGGGGCAACCAAGCGCGATCGCCCTCTCTTTGCAGTAAAAACTCCCATCCGCCCATAGCTCATTTTCACTCTGCCACTGCTTAAGGATATTGCCCAGAAAGGGTCACATTATGCAATCTCAGATGCAAAGTTAGGCCGCTGGAAAGGCCACTTGCACCAATGAAACATCGTCACTGCCAAAGGCATCGGGCGCTGCATGGCGCTGCACTTGGGCAATCAACTGGGGCAACGCAGGCACGGGGTCTTGGGTGTGGGCAGCCATGAGCAACTCCCTAAAGGCTTCGAGACCCCAAACCCGATTGGCGGTTGTTTCAAACTCATAGATGCCGTCACTAAAGAGGTAGAGAACTGTCGAAGGGGGAACTTCAATCGTGGCTTGGGTAAAGGCCATGTCAGCAAACATGCCAATGGGAATGCCCGGTGTCTTGAGGAGGGTAGCTTGCCATCCATCAGCCTCAGGGGCGAGGAGGAGTGCCGGCGGGTGCCCACCACTGGCATAGGTCAACTGCCGCCTTTGGCGATCGTACACGCCGTACCAAATCGTGAAATACTTCTCGTGCTGATCCGTCATTTGAAAGCCATTGTTGAGGGCTTCGAGGACTTGGGCAGGGTGCAGATAATCAAACGTGCCGCTGGTTTGCTCCCGCGTTGTGCTCCGCAGCAGGTTCAAGACAGAGACCGAAGGCAGAGCAGCCCCCAAGCCATGGCCTGACACATCAAGAATGTAGAGCACTAAATAGCGATCGCCCACCCAAAAAAAATCAAAGCAATCGCCGCCCAACTGACTCGACGGCAAGAAATAGTAGTTGATTTTGCAGGGGGCTTCTTGGGGAGCCGGCAAGAGCGATCGCACATAATCAGCGGCCTCGTGAAGTTCCGCCTCAAGCAGTTGCTTTTGCTTGAGCAGATCTTGGTTGAGTTGATAAAGGCGCAGACCCGCCTGAATTCGTGCCCGCAGTTCATTGGGGTCAATGGGCTTTGATAAGAATTCATCCGCACCCGCATCCAAGCCCTGAATGCGATCCTCCAGTTCCCCCTTGGCGGTGAGCAGCACAAAAAAACTGCGGGAGAGTTCCTGATCCTGCTTGATTTGACGACACACCTCTAGGCCATCGAGTTCGGGCATCATCCAGTCGCAGATGATCAGGGCGGGTTTTTCAGCAGTCGCGATCGCAATTCCCTCGCGGCCATGACTCGCCACAGAGACTTGATAGCCCAGATCCTTTAGCGTTTTCCGCAGCAGGAGTCGGGTAGTGGGATCATCATCAATAACCAGAATTTGATAGGGCTGGCGATCGCCACTCATAGCCTAATTCTTAAAATCTCCCCCTAGTGTATCCCAAGGACCTTGGCTATTTTTGTATCCGCTTGGGATCAAGGGCATCCCGCAGGCCATCGCCGACAATGTTGAAACACAGCACCGTCAGCACAATTAGTGTGGCTGGTGCCCAAACTAACCACGGCTGCAAGACTAAGATTGAGGCATTGGTTGCCAAAGAGAGCATATTGCCCCAAGAGGGATCCGGCTGCTGAATCCCTAGACCAATGAGACTGAGCACCGACTCCGCCACAATAAAGCTAGGAATCGAGAGGGTTGCGGCAATAATCACGTAGGTCGCTGTTTGGGGAATAATGTGCCGCACAATAATGTAGAGCGATCGCCCCCCCATGACCTGCGCTGCTTGGACAAAGGCCATTTCTTTGATGCCCAGCACCTGACCGCGAATCACCCGTGCTAGCCCTGCCCAACTCACAAAGGATGTGATCACAGTAATCAGCAGGAATCGTTCGCCACTACTGAGTCCTACGGGAAGTACTGCTGCTAGCGCCACCAGCAGATAGATGGTCGGCAGTGTCATTAGCACCTCAACACCCCGCATCAAGACTGCATCAATCCAGCCGCCAAAGTAGCCGGAAATCGCCCCCACGAGAATGCCAATCGGAAAGGCGATCGCCACCCCCACAAGGCCAATACTGAGGCTAATGCGGGCACCAAAGAGCAGCCGGCTTAACTGATCGCGTCCTTGATCATCCGTTCCCAACAGATTCAGATAGCCCTTGCCCACCGTGCCAAAGAGATGGCGATCGCTGGGAAACCCCGCAAAAATAGTGCGCGGTTCAATTTGGGGATTCCTCAGACTCCAGCGAGTCGGCAGCGGCAGGGTAATTTCCAAGAAGCGATAGGGGCTGCCCTTGACAAAAAGGCGAATTGGCGAAGGCTCGTCCCAGTCCACAATCAGAGGTCGTTCCCCGGTTTCTAAGCTCACCGGACCTAAGCGGGTGGGATAGACATGGGGGCCAATCCACTCACCCTCGGGAGTACGCCAATAGATGCGGGTGGGGGGCAGCAGGGCACCATCCACTTGAAAGGCATAGGGGCTATAGGGGGCAATAAAATCAGCGGCGATCGCCAGCAGGTACAACGTCAGCAACACCCCCAAACTAAACATCACCAAAGGATTGCGCCGCAACGTTTGCCAAGGGGTCATTCGTCACTTATCCGCTAGGGTACAGCCACTATACAGCTTTTTTGTCTCCTAGGGCTGCTCTGGCAGACTGCATGCCGAGATATCCCCCGTAACTGTACTGGAGATAAATTTGACCCAAAAATCAATCAGTGATAAACAAAACTTAACAAACTAACACTAAGTCCCCTTTCTTGTTAAATAGATTCGGTATCACTATATGATTATATTGATTGCTTCAAACTAACATATTGTTAAAAAAAATACTTTGTGTTTCAAATAAAGTGGTAGCTTGATTAAATCTAATGATTTCTAGTCAGATCATTGTCCCAGACAGACTTTTTCTCTCTAGTGTGGGACCCTGTTGATTAAAGAACAATTTAGTTGCTTTATTCACTTGAATAGCGTTCTGATAGAGGAAATATAGAGCGAATGGAAAAACCGAAGCCCCTAACTGGTAAAGCACTTTTACAGCGCTTAAGTGAACTGGGTTCTGCATCCCGTAAAGAAGCTGCAAAGCTTTGTGGCTACTATCGCGTCACAAAATCCGGTGAGGTGCGTGTCAACTTAGGGAAATTTTATGAAGCGGTGCTCGCTGCTGGGGGACTGGCCGTACAGTCATCGGAAAAATCGGAAAAAGAAGCCAATGGTCAATCAGGACGGGGGCGATCGCCCTCCTATCGGGTGAAAGTGCACCAAAATGGTCAGATTGTCATTGGTTCTGCCTATACCAAAGCGATGAACCTAAAACCGGGGGATACCTTCAAAATTAAGCGGGGGTACAAACATATTCATCTCTATCTCATCGATCCAGAAGAAGTGGATGATAATCCCACAGAGTAATCAATGGTTTGCCCTGATGATTGGCAATAGTCGGCAGCACTGGGCACTCTTTACGGGTGAACACCTAAGCCATACTTGGCACCTCACCCCTGAGGAATTGGCCGTTAATCCTGCCCAAGACTATCCCCACCTCCCCTGCTGGGGGGCGAGTGTTGGTTCTGTACCACTGCACCAAGTCTATCCGACGGCGATCGCCCTCACCCTCAAGGATATTCCAATTCCCCAGATGTATCCCACCCTAGGGATTGACCGTGCCCTTGCCCTCTGGGGGGCGCTCCAAGTTTATGGGGCACCCGTGTGTGTGGTGGATGGGGGCACCGCACTGACATTCACCTTGGCCAACGATCGCGGTGAGTTTGCGGGCGGTGTCATTCTCCCCGGTCTTGGATTAATGGCGCGAGCACTGGCGGAC harbors:
- a CDS encoding FAD-dependent thymidylate synthase, which gives rise to MQDGRVIADSISPAGVRLVTLQLTYPRFIHSEFLTHRVFSRNSASSRAVPVTKMMAQVEEDPVIPYHWGQNQRGMQARQESEHKEAAKEIWLKTRLAVLEGARQLHELGIHKQVVNRMLEPWMWMQTVVSSTEWENFLRLRNHPDAQPEMQALAKLIQHLLETHEPTPVAVGDWHLPYIDAHEREQYSLEECKYMAVARCARVSYYLRDGQRSDPASDLALYQRLAGAEPKHLSPLEHVAECMGDRQPYANFVGWRQLRYFEERKSANPRQ
- a CDS encoding pantothenate kinase encodes the protein MIIPQSNQWFALMIGNSRQHWALFTGEHLSHTWHLTPEELAVNPAQDYPHLPCWGASVGSVPLHQVYPTAIALTLKDIPIPQMYPTLGIDRALALWGALQVYGAPVCVVDGGTALTFTLANDRGEFAGGVILPGLGLMARALADSTAALPYVTLPPDPPPRWGTTTTTAIESGLYYGTAAMLHSYLGAFFQEFPQGTVIVTGGDRPFLSELLRTFLDPDRWREDDHLVFWGIRALRKPTAKIEMHPMNRIDEFR
- a CDS encoding ABC transporter permease is translated as MTPWQTLRRNPLVMFSLGVLLTLYLLAIAADFIAPYSPYAFQVDGALLPPTRIYWRTPEGEWIGPHVYPTRLGPVSLETGERPLIVDWDEPSPIRLFVKGSPYRFLEITLPLPTRWSLRNPQIEPRTIFAGFPSDRHLFGTVGKGYLNLLGTDDQGRDQLSRLLFGARISLSIGLVGVAIAFPIGILVGAISGYFGGWIDAVLMRGVEVLMTLPTIYLLVALAAVLPVGLSSGERFLLITVITSFVSWAGLARVIRGQVLGIKEMAFVQAAQVMGGRSLYIIVRHIIPQTATYVIIAATLSIPSFIVAESVLSLIGLGIQQPDPSWGNMLSLATNASILVLQPWLVWAPATLIVLTVLCFNIVGDGLRDALDPKRIQK
- a CDS encoding MBL fold metallo-hydrolase translates to MIECLNYGVGHADEGVCIGLGIGTYRILLDCGVPSLDVLPLDEIEQHPFDLVLCSHAHADHAQSLLALHRRFPHIPIYASEVTTQLLPLNWPDETVPPFCRALPWRSPVEFGDGLTAELFPAGHLPGAAVFALTYQDPNTEQPPLSVVYTGDFFLSHTRFTEGLPLAELRGLQPDVLIIEASLGTARHPHRRQQENQLAERIRTAVDQGYNVLLPLPPLGTAQEILILLRSHHLFTGQPIQIWVTPAIARGCDAYLTVLPHLPTAIQNFAQHQSLFWDQRVKPQVQPLRSLAQIRGEAPTIVLVEEDQDLRPYVAQGRRPWLVLYPRLRYGQPFRGIDPDLARLPNVEVDTFLLSLHADGPATTQLIHNIRPQHVVLIHGDPNYLADLASLNELSNRYHLHTPTSGSTIQFPIGQLTLSTPSSLVQLAYEGEVSEWNDEAMIRLPASITTDPRWRRLADTGFVLASWQGEQLLIRGMTPKEVLGGASVPIAPDQESCFNCQFYRGQRCWNEASALYNFKVAPEGYCPAFERAETQPEPES
- a CDS encoding AbrB family transcriptional regulator, whose translation is MEKPKPLTGKALLQRLSELGSASRKEAAKLCGYYRVTKSGEVRVNLGKFYEAVLAAGGLAVQSSEKSEKEANGQSGRGRSPSYRVKVHQNGQIVIGSAYTKAMNLKPGDTFKIKRGYKHIHLYLIDPEEVDDNPTE
- a CDS encoding PP2C family protein-serine/threonine phosphatase, with product MSGDRQPYQILVIDDDPTTRLLLRKTLKDLGYQVSVASHGREGIAIATAEKPALIICDWMMPELDGLEVCRQIKQDQELSRSFFVLLTAKGELEDRIQGLDAGADEFLSKPIDPNELRARIQAGLRLYQLNQDLLKQKQLLEAELHEAADYVRSLLPAPQEAPCKINYYFLPSSQLGGDCFDFFWVGDRYLVLYILDVSGHGLGAALPSVSVLNLLRSTTREQTSGTFDYLHPAQVLEALNNGFQMTDQHEKYFTIWYGVYDRQRRQLTYASGGHPPALLLAPEADGWQATLLKTPGIPIGMFADMAFTQATIEVPPSTVLYLFSDGIYEFETTANRVWGLEAFRELLMAAHTQDPVPALPQLIAQVQRHAAPDAFGSDDVSLVQVAFPAA